GCGGCCGTCTTCAAACTGGTGGCCCAGGAGATCCCCGAGGCGGTGGGCGGCGCCGCCGGGTGGGTTGGAGGGCTCGGGGCGTTCGGGGGGTTCGCCATCCCCCCGCTCATGGGATCCATCGTTCAGGTCCAGGGAACCGGGGGGTACGCTACCGGCTTCGCGGTCTTCATCGGCCTCGCGATCGTCTCGCTTCTTCTCGTCGAGGTCCTCAAACGGAAACGCGCCCGTATTCTTTCGTCCCCAAGAAATGCGAAAAGTATGTAATTCCTTGACATAGATCAAATAATGAAACATGGATTCAGCGGATGCTGTGCACGAAATCCAATAGAGGGCAGATCCCATGACCGATGACATGAGAGAGCGCCCGGGTTGTTACCCCCTCCTGCTTATCCTGGCGTTGTTCCTCTCTTCCCCTGCATGGGCGGACTCGGGCGAGGAGTTGTTCGAAAAAGAGTGCGCGGGTTGCCACACGATCGGCGGCGGCGATTCGGGGGGTCCCGACCTGAAAGGCGTAACGGGGAAGAGGCCGGCCGACTGGATCGAGAGGGTCATCGTCGAGCCGGACAAGCTGACCGCCGACAAGGACCCGATCCAGCTCGGGCTGGTGAAACAGTACGGCGGCGAGATGCCGAACCTCGGTATAAGCCGCAAGGATGCGAAAAAGATCATCGCGTATCTCCAGGACGCTTCCGCGGCCCCGTCGTCTTCGGGCGCCGCCCCGCCTGCCGAACCGGCGCCGAAGCCCGCGGAGACCGTGGCGACTCCCGAACTCGTCGCGCTGGGGAGGGCCCTCTTCACCGGCGGAAAGCCGTTCGCGAACGGGGGCGCTCCCTGCGTGGGTTGTCACGGCTTCGGGTATGCGGGGGTGCCGGGCGGAAACCTGGCCGTCGATCTGAGCGCCCGCGCGGAAGCGGCCGGGGAGCAAGGTTTACGGGGTATGTTGAAGAGTCTCAATTTCCCGATCATGAGAAAGATGTACGCGGACAAGCCGCTGACCGAGGAGGAGATCACCGCGCTGGTGGCGTTTTCCAAGGACGCCGTCGCGCGCAATACGGTTCCCGCCGGGACGTACTACCCGGCGGCGGGGGTCGTCATCTTCGCCGCCCTGATCGCGGGGTTGACGCTGTACAAAAGGAGGATCCGGTAATGTCGAGCGGGCGGATCAAGGACGACCGGACTCCGGCGGACCGGGGGTGGGAGGAGTTCTACCGGAACCGCTGGCAGTACGACAAGGTGGTGCGGAGCACCCACGGGGTCAACTGCACCGGGGGATGCAGCTGGATGGTGCACGTGAAAGACGGAATCGTCGGCTGGGAACTCCAGGCGAACGACTATCCCCAGTTCGACGGCAGCATCCCCAACCATGAACCGCGCGGCTGCCAGCGGGGGATCAGCTTCTCCTGGTACCTCTACAGCCCCATGCGGGTCAAACACCCGTACATGCGCGGCGCTCTCATCGATCTCTGGAAGGAGGCGCGGCAACGCTTCGCCGACCCGGTGGATGCCTGGCAAAGCATCGTGGAAAATCCCGAATCGCGGAAAGCCTACACCGGGAAACGCGGCATGGGGGGGTTCCGGCGGGCCTCCTGGGACGACGTGGTCGAGCTGATCGCCGCCTCCACGATCTATACCGCCAAGAAATTCGGACCCGACCGGGTCATCGGCTTCACCCCGATCCCCGCCATGTCCATGATCAGCTACGCCGCCGGCACGCGTTTCCTTCAGCTCTTCGGCGGGGTATGCATGAGCTTCTACGACTGGTACTGCGACCTTCCCCCCGCATCCCCGCAGGTCTGGGGCGAGCAGACCGACGTGAACGAATCCGCCGACTGGTACAACGCTTCCTACATCGTCCTTTGCGGCTCCAACGTCCCGATGACCCGCACCCCGGACGCCCACTTCCTCACCGAAGCCCGTTACCGGGGGGCCAAGGTCGTGGTCATGTCCCCCGACTACTCCCAGGCGACCAAGTTCGCCGACAACTGGCTGCCGGTTACGCAGGGACACGACGGCGCGTTCTGGATGGCGGTGAACCACGTCATCCTCAAGGAGTATTACGTGGACCGGCAGGTCCCCTTCTTCGAGGAATACGCGCGGAAGTACACCGACCTTCCGTTCCTCGTGAAACTGGGGGAGAAGGACGGGGTTTTGCTGCCGGGCGAGTTCCTCCGGGCCGACGAGCTCGAGCGGAGCGCCGGGCTCGAGCACGCCGACTGGACCCTCTGCGTGGCGGACGGGAAGGGGGAGGTGAGGATTCCCCACGGAAGCCTCGGTTCCCGCTGGAGCAAGGCGGAGGGGAAGTGGAACCTGGACATGAAGGACATGGTCGACGGCACCGGGATCGATTGCCGCCTGACCTTTCTCGGAGGCGAGACGCGCAGCGTTCGCTTCCGGTTCGAGGCGGACGGGGACGTGGTCAGGGAGGTCCCGGTCCGGCGGATCGCGACCCGGAACGGCGAGGCGACGGTGACGACCGTCTTCGACCTCCTCGTGGCCCAGCTCGGAGTCTCGAGGGGCCTGGGGGGCGACTACCCGCAAGGATACGAACAGGACAAGCCGTTCACCCCGAAGTGGCAGGAGAAATTCACCGGCATCGCCGCCGGGTCCATGCTGAAGATCGCCCGCGAATGGGCCGGGAACGGGGAGAAGAGCGGCGGCCGGAACATGATCATCGTGGGGGCGGGCATCAACCACTGGTACCACAACGACCTGATCTACCGGGCCGCCATCACCTCCCTCCTCCTGACCGGAAGCGTCGGCCGCAACGGGGCGGGTCTCGCGCATTACGTGGGGCAAGAGAAGGTGGTGCCCCTGGCCCCCTGGACCTCCATCGCCATGGCACAGGACTGGGTGAAGCCTTCCCGCCTGCAGAACACCCCGAGCTTCTGGTACATCCATTCCGACCAGTGGAGGTACGACCGGAGCTTCGTCGACTACTTCAAGCCGGAAACCGGCGAAAAGATGCCGCTCCACGCCGCGGACATGAACGCCAAGGCGGTCCGTCTCGGCTGGCTCCCCTTCGCCCCCCATTTCAACGACAGCAACCTGCGGCTGGTGGACGCGGCGAAAGCGGCGGGCGCCCGGACGGACGACGAGATCCGCCGCTGGCTGGTGGGCCGTCTCAAGAGCGGCGAGACGCGGTTCGCCATCGAGGACCCGGACGGGGAGGGGAACTCCCCCAAGGTCTGGTTCATCTGGCGCGCGAACGCCATTTCCGCCAGCGCCAAGGGGCACGAGTTCTTCCTGAAACACGTGATCGGCGCCCCCAACAGCAGCTTCACCGCGAAGGAGATCGCCAAGGGGGCGGTGAAGGACCTGGTCTGGCACGAGAAGGCCCCCGAAGGGAAGATGGACCTCGTGGTGGACCTGAATTTCCGCATGGACACCTCGACCCTCTATTCCGACATCGTCCTGCCGGCGGCCACCTGGTACGAGAAATCCGACCTGAACACCACCGACATGCACTCCTTCGTCAACTGCATGGACGCCGCCGTTCCTCCATCGTGGGAGTCGAAGCCGGACTGGAAGATCTTCGGCGAGATCGCGCGAAAGGTGAGCGATCTGTCGGTAAAGCATTTTCCCGCGCCGGTGAAGGACATCGTCGCCGCCCCGCTCCTCCATGACACGCCGGGGGAAATCGCCCAAAGATCCGTGAAGGACTGGAAGCTCGGCGAGTGCGAGCCGGTCCCCGGGAAGACCATGCCGAACCTGGCCATCGTGGAGCGGGACTACGGGAACCTCTACAACCGCTTCCTGTCGGTAGGACCGGCAATGGGCCATCTGGGAGCCCACGGGGTCAACTGGGAAGCGGGCGATGTGCACGAAAAGCTCCTCCAGAGGATGCCGACACGGGCCTGGAACGGCAAGACGTACATCGACCTGGAGGACGAGAAGGTGGTCGCCGACGTGATCCTGGCCTTCGCTCCGGAGACCAACGGGGAACTGGCGTATCGCTCCTACCAGAACCTGGAAAAGCGGGTCGGCAAGCCCCTTTCGCAAATCGTGGCCGGGGACCGGAACTTCCGGATCACCTGGGAGGAGATCACGCAGAAACCGCGCCGGTTCATCAGCACCGCGGTCTGGAGCGGCCTGGTCAACGATGGGCGCCCGTACGCCCCCTACACCCTCAACGTGGAACACGGGGTGCCGTGGCGGACCCTTTCCGGCCGCCAGTCCCTCTACCTGGACCATCCCTACTACGGGGAGTTCCACGAGGGGCTCCCCACCTTCAAGGGGAAGATCCCCCCGGCAATCCTGGACGAGACGGAAGGGGAAACGGGGCTCGTGCTGAACTTCCTGACTCCCCACGGCAAGTGGAGCATCCACTCCACCTACAGCGACAATCTCCGGATGCTGACCCTTTCCCGCGGTGGGCAGGTGGTCTGGCTGAATCCCGAGGACGCGGCGGGGGCCGGGATCGGGGACAACGAAGCGATCGAGGTCTTCAACGCCAACGGCGTCGTCGTCTGCCGGGCGGTCGTCTCGTCGCGGATCCCGAAGGGGGCGGCGGTCATGTACCACGCGCCGGAGCGGACCCTCAACATCAAGAAGTCGAAGAAGAGCGGACGGCGGGGCGGCGTGCATAACAGCCTCTCCCGCATCCGTCTCAAGCCGACACTGATGCTCGGCGGATATGCCCAGTTCAGCTACTACTTCAAC
The sequence above is a segment of the bacterium genome. Coding sequences within it:
- a CDS encoding cytochrome c produces the protein MRERPGCYPLLLILALFLSSPAWADSGEELFEKECAGCHTIGGGDSGGPDLKGVTGKRPADWIERVIVEPDKLTADKDPIQLGLVKQYGGEMPNLGISRKDAKKIIAYLQDASAAPSSSGAAPPAEPAPKPAETVATPELVALGRALFTGGKPFANGGAPCVGCHGFGYAGVPGGNLAVDLSARAEAAGEQGLRGMLKSLNFPIMRKMYADKPLTEEEITALVAFSKDAVARNTVPAGTYYPAAGVVIFAALIAGLTLYKRRIR
- a CDS encoding nitrate reductase subunit alpha, which translates into the protein MSSGRIKDDRTPADRGWEEFYRNRWQYDKVVRSTHGVNCTGGCSWMVHVKDGIVGWELQANDYPQFDGSIPNHEPRGCQRGISFSWYLYSPMRVKHPYMRGALIDLWKEARQRFADPVDAWQSIVENPESRKAYTGKRGMGGFRRASWDDVVELIAASTIYTAKKFGPDRVIGFTPIPAMSMISYAAGTRFLQLFGGVCMSFYDWYCDLPPASPQVWGEQTDVNESADWYNASYIVLCGSNVPMTRTPDAHFLTEARYRGAKVVVMSPDYSQATKFADNWLPVTQGHDGAFWMAVNHVILKEYYVDRQVPFFEEYARKYTDLPFLVKLGEKDGVLLPGEFLRADELERSAGLEHADWTLCVADGKGEVRIPHGSLGSRWSKAEGKWNLDMKDMVDGTGIDCRLTFLGGETRSVRFRFEADGDVVREVPVRRIATRNGEATVTTVFDLLVAQLGVSRGLGGDYPQGYEQDKPFTPKWQEKFTGIAAGSMLKIAREWAGNGEKSGGRNMIIVGAGINHWYHNDLIYRAAITSLLLTGSVGRNGAGLAHYVGQEKVVPLAPWTSIAMAQDWVKPSRLQNTPSFWYIHSDQWRYDRSFVDYFKPETGEKMPLHAADMNAKAVRLGWLPFAPHFNDSNLRLVDAAKAAGARTDDEIRRWLVGRLKSGETRFAIEDPDGEGNSPKVWFIWRANAISASAKGHEFFLKHVIGAPNSSFTAKEIAKGAVKDLVWHEKAPEGKMDLVVDLNFRMDTSTLYSDIVLPAATWYEKSDLNTTDMHSFVNCMDAAVPPSWESKPDWKIFGEIARKVSDLSVKHFPAPVKDIVAAPLLHDTPGEIAQRSVKDWKLGECEPVPGKTMPNLAIVERDYGNLYNRFLSVGPAMGHLGAHGVNWEAGDVHEKLLQRMPTRAWNGKTYIDLEDEKVVADVILAFAPETNGELAYRSYQNLEKRVGKPLSQIVAGDRNFRITWEEITQKPRRFISTAVWSGLVNDGRPYAPYTLNVEHGVPWRTLSGRQSLYLDHPYYGEFHEGLPTFKGKIPPAILDETEGETGLVLNFLTPHGKWSIHSTYSDNLRMLTLSRGGQVVWLNPEDAAGAGIGDNEAIEVFNANGVVVCRAVVSSRIPKGAAVMYHAPERTLNIKKSKKSGRRGGVHNSLSRIRLKPTLMLGGYAQFSYYFNYWGPTGVNRDCHVVVRKLGG